The region TTCCTGGTGAAGGGCCGTCACGCCTACGGCTACCTGCAAGCCGAGCGGGGCGTCCATCGCCTCGTGCGGATGAGCCCCTTCAACGCCCAGGGCAAGCGCCAGACCGCCTTCGCCGCCCTGCAGGTGGTGCCGATGCTCGACGACGGCGACACGTCCGGCGTCGAGATCGACGACAAGGACATCAAGATGGACGTCTTCCGGGCGTCCGGCGCCGGCGGCCAGCACATCAACAAGACGTCCTCGGCGGTGCGCCTCACCCACATCCCCACGGGCATCGTGGTGGCCTGCCAGGTGGAGCGCAGCCAGTTCCAGAACCGTGACAGAGCGATGGCGATGCTCAAGGCCAAGCTGGCCGACCTGGAGCGCTCCAAACGCGAGGCCGAGCTCGACGAGATCCGCGGCGAGCAGCAGCGCGTCGGGTTCGGCAGCCAGATCCGCAGCTACGTCCTGCAGCCCTACCAGATGGTGAAGGACCTGCGCTCGGAGCACGAGACGGGCAACGTCGACGCCGTGCTCGACGGCGACCTCGACCCGTTCATGGAGGCCTACCTCCAGTGGAGGCGGGCGAACTAAACACCCCTCCGGCGGGCGCCGGTTGATTTCCGGTGCCAAGCTGGTTTCTGTAACCTCACCGCAATCTTCAGCGTGGCGGGCACACGCGGCGCGGTCGTTCTAAGTTCGAGGCCAATGATCACATTCCAAAATGTGAGCAAGCTGTACAAGGGCGAGATCAAAGCCCTCTTGCGGTGCTCCGCCAACATCGACAAGGGAGAGTTCGTCTTCCTCGTCGGCCCGTCGGGATCGGGCAAGTCGACGATGCTGCGGCTGATCAACCGCGAGGAGGTGGCCGACGACGGCACCCTCTACGTGGCCGGCAAGGACATCGCCCGGCTCTCGTCGTGGCGGGTTCCCTACCTGCGCCGCAACATCGGCTGCATCTTCCAGGACTACAAGCTGCTGCCCAACAAGTCGGTGTACGAGAACGTCGCCTTCGCCCTGGAGGTGATCGGGCGGCCCCGCCACGTCGTCCACGCTCAGGTGCCGGCCATCCTCGAGCTGGTGGGCCTCGAGCCGAAGTC is a window of Acidimicrobiales bacterium DNA encoding:
- the prfB gene encoding peptide chain release factor 2 produces the protein MRDLADELKALRERLAEAAGYLRIDELRTKQPQLEAEASRPDLWDDADNARKVTGELANLNDDLAHFDGISARLDDAETLYELGREEGDDASVAEVEENLGTLDRDLRQIELRSMFSGEHDDADALVSIQAGEGGVDAQDWAEMLLRMVLRWAERRGYATEVDSTTPGSEAGISSADFLVKGRHAYGYLQAERGVHRLVRMSPFNAQGKRQTAFAALQVVPMLDDGDTSGVEIDDKDIKMDVFRASGAGGQHINKTSSAVRLTHIPTGIVVACQVERSQFQNRDRAMAMLKAKLADLERSKREAELDEIRGEQQRVGFGSQIRSYVLQPYQMVKDLRSEHETGNVDAVLDGDLDPFMEAYLQWRRAN
- the ftsE gene encoding cell division ATP-binding protein FtsE, which translates into the protein MITFQNVSKLYKGEIKALLRCSANIDKGEFVFLVGPSGSGKSTMLRLINREEVADDGTLYVAGKDIARLSSWRVPYLRRNIGCIFQDYKLLPNKSVYENVAFALEVIGRPRHVVHAQVPAILELVGLEPKSENLPEELSGGEQQRVSIARAFVNRPLILLADEPTGNLDPATSVGIMRLLDRINRTGTTVVMATHDRSIVDTMQRRVIELDQGEIVRDQVRGVYQ